The following nucleotide sequence is from Bactrocera oleae isolate idBacOlea1 chromosome 2, idBacOlea1, whole genome shotgun sequence.
TGAGGCGATTGGTTGCGGGGCAGCACGGGTGACAGAGCGCAATAACACGCATGTGGAAATTGTAATGcattagttattttttataagtgtacatacatacatatttatgtaagtatgtgtgtgaatTAGTACAACAAAGAAACTTGATTATAGTTGATGATGGTTTTCATACTGTGCACTATAGCTAAGCTTTATGGATGGGGAAATGTATAAGTGTGcattcatttttttcttttgttctgTTTTGAATGCTTGTTTTCATATATCACCACACTGTTATGACATATTATTTGTagctttacaaaaatattagtcACACGAACGCATAGCAACGCTTTGCAAAGCTGACTCCATATTCATAAGCATGTTGCAGCATTGACCAATCAGCGCATTGCTAATTGTTGCTGCAACGTTACAAATGAGACGCAGGGCGCTGAACGCCAAGAGCTTGCACCGAATGGGCATTTGCTTGCTGCTGACATGCGTAAACACGCCCACGCATGCAGCTACTGGGTGCACGGGCCGCTTAAGCCGTTAGCTAAAGAAATCAAAGGAAggtggttaaaaaaaaagaacaatttgTAGCGTGCGCACGCCCACGCCTGCTACAAGCTTTTTCATGTGAATTTTTGGTGAACCAGCAGTTAAGCTTAAAGCCCTTGCGATTAGTGGGCGGACGTTTCACCAtttatttttctgcttttgttaACCACCATTGTTGTTTGCAGCTCCAAAGCGTCCGCTCTGAGTGTGAATGCGAGAGAGAATTGCAGAATTATGCTTGTACAGTTACACACACGAATGCTGCCATGCTTAGTTCGAAATTGTTGTTGTACGAAATTATAAAATCGGTTATTTCACATGCACTCATGTGTGCGAATGTGCTCTTTGGAATTTTGCAAAGCGCTGCTTGCTCTCTTTTTAGCTTGTGAGTTTTACATGCCATAACGGCCATTTTGAGTTACATGCTAGCTCTTTTCCTCTACCGTTTATATACGCAAGGCTAAGAAACCAGTCTTTCCACTTTTCAAATTCACCTTATTAGCCTGCTTACACACCACACTCACAGCTAGCTGTGCTATTCACACCATTACCATTTTATTCGAGCTGATGCGTCTTACTACCAATTGCCTTCTCATATCGTCTATATTCACCTCATACATTTTGGGCGCTGCTTTTGACTGCGTGCGTGCAACAAAAGCCACGGCATGTGGCATGCGAGCTCTTGCTGTTGCACACATGCAGGGCACCACTACAATTACGCTTGAGTCACTTCTCAACAGGCAGACAGCCACCAGCCAGTCTGAGCCGTCGGTCTTCGAtagcatacaaacaaacataggCGTAGTACTAGGCGTGCAGTATTGttcttgttttatgtttttgttgcttttgttgttcgtTTAATGTACAccaactgtgtgtgtgtgtgcctgctTGATAGCCAGCGCATGCACGTATGCCGAAGGAGTCAAACCAACCACTGTGCACCCCGCATTCGCACAGCGTCGACCACGACGACAACACACACGACACGATACCACTCGGAAAGGTACGGTCGGCCGCATGCTAGCAACTGTAAGCAGTGGCATAGGCAATTCCCAATTGTACAGATCACTAACGGAAACGAACGCAAACGCATTTAGAAATTATTCGTGCGCACAGCTAATAGACGGATCAGCGGCTGGTAATACGGAGCGCTGTTTATGACGGTGTCGCGGACGGGtgtattatttagttattttaataaagtgagaatttgttttgaaatatattacgaaaattattatacaatactgAAATATTAAGAAATCAATGTGAAAAGTTGTATATTCGATATtatagaaaacaacaaaaatgcgacGGTAAACGAACGCAGTGATTTTTTAGTGAAGAGGAAAAATGTGAACAAAATTtacggtttaaaaaaaaaaattataaaatatacaaaaacaaatttaattaaattaaaaacagtcaTTCTGATGTTTAAGGTGTATTTGTATATCATAATATATGCTTGAACAAAAGTGTTTGAATGTTGAAATtggcaaatattaaataaactaaacATAAAGAAGCTCAGCGTACTGGCTTACACGAATCCACAACTGTTTGAGTAGCACACGTTTTCTTACATCTTTACTCTACACAAAGCGTCCAAAAGCAGTGACGCATTTACAAACTGAACTTTCGCGTTTTACTTTCAATACTTTTTAAGCCGCCTTCAAAATGATGATGAACGCTTTCATCGACCCCACGCCCTCCCAGCATCATCTGGCTTCCTATGGGCTGCGTATGTCACCGACTACACCGACCAATCAAACGGATTTATTGGGTGgcagcgcacaacaacaacacgcacagcaacaacaacagcaacaacaacagcaagtgcaacagcagcagcaacaacaagcgcaacagcaacaatcacaacaacaacaacaacaggcacAACAATTGGATACCAGCGGTTTGATGTCCTCAGCTATGTCGCTGGGCACCAGCGTCAGCGACATGTCCTCGCCCGTAAGCGCATCTGCCGCCAGCGCTGCCGCCTATCAGAACAGCGGCTACAGCCACTTCAATACACAACTCGGTTCGGCATATTCATCACCGCGCGATTTTCTACTTGGCCGCCGCACAGACAACGATTACATGTCCGGTGCGGCAACAACGCAACTGGTTGGCCAAAGTGCCGGCACCACCGCTGCAACGGCCGACTCAATGCTATTCCCCTCATTTCCCGCCACACATGCCCAGCATCCCGATTTGACCACATCCTTTGGCAATCACCCGTTCCATGCGGCGGCACATCATCATGCTGCGGCCGCGCATCATCATCAACATCAGATGCGCATGGGCATGGCCGACTATGCGCATCCGTATGCACATCACGCACAACATCATACAAATTTTCCGTCGGTACATCATCATCAACATCCCGCCATGTCCATGCATCCAGCTGGTGCGGGCGCTTTTCTACGCTACATGCGTCACCAGCCGTCGGCAGCGTCTGCGATTAAGCAAGAGATGCAATGCCTTTGGGTCGATCCGGATCAACCGGGCGGTCCGAATGGACGCAAGACATGCAATAAGATCTTTCACACCATGCACGATATTGTCACACATCTAACGGTGGAGCATGTCGGCGGACCCGAGTGCACAACGCATGCTTGCTACTGGATCGGTTGTTCGCGCAACGGTCGCCCCTTTAAAGCCAAATACAAGTTGGTCAATCATATACGCGTGCACACGGGTGAAAAACCGTTTGCCTGCCCGCATCCCGGTTGCGGCAAAGTGTTTGCACGCAGCGAGAACCTCAAGATACACAAGCGAACGCATACCGGTAAGTCACTGCTAAGCAATATTCGTATTAAAATAGTAACTGTATTTAGGTAAAATACATATGTTGGAGGCGTTGTGTTTTCACCTGTATACAGCAGGCGTTAACGCGGCTGAAACTGTTCGCATGGCATTGCAATTTTGACTTGACTTTATTCGCCTATTGCTTTGcgctgttttattttgttttaacttgTTTGCCTTTTGATTTTTGTTCGCTAATCGGTTTAACTAATTTTTGGGCGGCGCCGTTGTAGGCGTACACATTGATTTTTGCGGATATATCCAAAGCGATTTAAGCCTTTCGGGTTTGCGGCGTATTTTAGGGCGTGCAAACTATTTATACTGTCAGCGTGGATAGCAAAAAGTCAGTAAGGCAAAATTTATATGAGCGTCTGTGTGAGTGTGGTTCAGCAACGTACCTGCATGGAACCTATACAGTACTCAAATTTATAGTTGGCAAATTGTCACAAGGTGTCAGGTACCTGATGAGAGTACGAAACGTTTTCCTCACAGGTAATTTGGCACGTTAAATGTCTACTGAAAACTCTTTcgttaaaaattgtaataaaatcggACCATGCTTCTGTTGAATAATAGTAATAGAGCATAGTAAGCAGGATGTATAAAATTACTTAACAAGTTAAAAGAGCTCTCAAGAGTAAAGATTCGGAAAAATTTTAGCAAGTTGCGATTATGTATTACTTTGCGGTATAAACTGATTACATatctaaattttgaaaattttaatgtcacACCTTATCCTACTGAGTACAACTTTTCCACCTTAAAATaacttatttgcatttttatctgATTTTCATTTCCTTTGTTGACGAATTTATTGTTTATGATATGAAAGAATtcttcttaaataatttttccagctataattttgaatataaaatttaaaaacaattttgaaatggTTACTCTTCAGGTAAACATGTAACAATGTAGGAAATTTTTTTAGACTCTAGATCGATTTAGCCATTTGTCTATGgtatatacgccaactagtCATTCTGTTTTAGAGAAATCGATCTAAAATGTTGCACACGCTCTTTTTTTATCCAATATTGAACCGCTGTAGagtatagctgacatacaaactgatcgatcaaattcaagtactcgtatcataaacatttttatttgacaagatatcgtccCGAAATTTGTCACAGATTAGTATACGAAGCTACAGTACTTTGTCCGATCTTAAAGTTTACATcgtagctgccatgcaaacttttttatatggcaagatatcctcacgaaatttggcttaaaTAACTGTTCCATATAAAGTTACAATATCCGCGTTTATAGTTCAGATTAGacgacaatagcatatagctgcaatacaatttactattttatgctataaaaaaaagcacaagtgaagggtattatagcttcggtacgtttattcttgtgtttttttttctaattattaatgTATGAATTTAATGAAAACCTCTTTCTCTTTTGTTCAAATTATCCATATTAAAAGTTATATGTATGCACTTAGTTTTTAGTATTAATTTTGCattcattcatatttatatgtatgtgtgtaagttttGTCTACAAAATAAAGTTGCCGACAGCCTAAATTCCGGGCTGTAAATTATAATGAATTTGACATAGTAAATCATTGGAAAGCCGCAGCGATACAtcatgtacttacatacacatgcacatcagtacatatgtacaatgccaaataatactaaaaacttaaatatacatatgggtTTAAATAGTAGAGCAGTAGTTGCgaaaaacaattacaacaatgtCGGAAAGCAAAAGCAACTACTACTAAATCAAAAGTTGAAAGTGCCATTTTaaagaacatttaaaaaaataagtggTGTAAAGCAATTTCTAGATGTGAaagtttacatatacatacaagatTTATCTATAGTAGTAATGAACACAACTTTAAACCAGTAACACCACCAACAACTTGCAAGCTGATTATCATTTTACCCCATTTTCGAGCTTTGTTAACATGAACATTCGCTTATTTGATGCTTTTAGGCAGTGTTGTTGCTGTATCTGCATTCAAAATGCGTTTGCGTGCGTGTGAGTGTGCTCTATTGCCCAAAAATGCGCATTTCCTGTGACACTTTACATTCGCAGCGGAAGTTTTGACACGTGTCAACGCAAGCAGCCTCCGTTTATCCACCAAAATGCTTCTGCTCATTTCTGTGCTATGTActcgtgtgtatgtgtttgtatgaaaataagTTTGCATTTGTTGCTAAATTCACGctactacaataaataaatatgctatgCACTCCAAATGAGGGCAAACAATTCGTTGCATAGATTGACTTGTGTTGCCGTttatgcacacaaacacatacacgcaGGCTTACTCCAACACTATAGCACTTCATTGGCACAATGAAAATCACTGattgaattttgatttattttctcAATTGTAAGAGTGTTTAATGAGGCGTAGTTTCTACAACCGCAATACTCAGAATGTCGGCAgcctgctgttgctgctgcgccGGTGGCAGCGACTCAAGTGGCATCTCAAGTGGTGTGCGGTGTTACGCGTGTGCTTTGTTGTATATGATTTGCTTGGTCGGTTAgaattgaagaaaataaaataaatacttgtagatgtgtatgtatgtatgcgtgaatAAAAGGTGTTGCATGAGGTCAATGTGCCGCTGTTGGAGTTGTGGAAATTCCACTGTGGCTCTGTTTGTATTCTTGTGTATTTACACATAAATCGTGCTTTAATTGCTCTAATGGATAATTGGCAAGGCACTAGAGGTGTTGAGTAAGAGTTAATGCGTAGCTTTGagagattattttttaaataacttatttaaagtaaagaaaataaaaaaatgtatttaaaattgaCAAGTTAATAGTATTctagtaatatttaaaaaaaaaaaaaagacaaaatatatttaatttgagtATTTTCCCTTTGCTTTGAGAGATTGTTTgccaaataacatttttaaagggAAGAATATATAAACATGCATTTACAAGCacttaaaattgcattttaaaattaataattttctaaaatatttgtttgaaaaaaaaaattaaaatataataaagtagatgaaaattaattattttgttgtggttttgagagattatttgtcaaataacttttttaaaggaaagtgaatatatttaagcatttaaaattgccaaatcaaaaattgtctaattaatttgtttaaaaaaaataataataataaaaaaactaattaaaattaactaaaaaaaataataataacaatatgtttaaaaaataaaaattaaaataataaaataaataaaaatatgatattaaatgCTTTGAGAGATAacttaattaacaatttttcttttataaatcaGTTTTCCTCAATAATAATTAAAGgtgaaacattaaaaaaaaacgaattattttattgtaaactttgctttaaagttttttcttagttaagattaaaaaaaaagttagttctgactataaaaaatttaaaactgctTCTTCCGCGCACaattcaaaaacttaaaattaagttGTACTCATAAAAGTGAACGCCCTCAAACGGCAAGTATGCTAATCAAGGTAATATAAAATTGCCAAAGTgagaataaaaagaaattgtgaagaattaataaaatattttaggaaCATATGAACACAAaaacgagtacatacatacaattatcgACAGACATATGAGTATATTAAACCTTCATTTAAGTTTacttgaaaattaaaagaaataataacaataaaatcaaaaagcaattaaagccacgagaaaaaaagcaaataaaggcAACACATAAAACCGCTAAAAACTGAAACAATTTGTTTGCCATTGTTATGGACATGAAAAGGAATAATAGCGCAACAccaacaaatacaataacaataataataataataataaaagaaaaacatttacaaaaatactaataataacaCAAGATGTACTAAAGAAAAATGCCGAAATTGAAAAACTGCCACGTAATGATTGCCAATCAATGCTTTAATATGCGTTGCCATGCTCCAACAACACCACACACACCGTAAATCTCCAATGCGCGCACCGAtaaacacattcatatataaatacatacatacatatgtatatataagtgtatatacatacgtacataaaaTCATTTGTTTCTACAAGTGAATGTAGTGCGAGCagcagcaaaaaataataataatccatCATTATGTCTAAAAATCTCCAGCTAAAGATGAACGAGCAACAAGAAAGGGTAGAAAAAGGTAGcaaaaaatctacaaaattttttaaatcaaatcgtACAAGTTGAAAGGCGAGAAAAGCGTGTAAAAATATGTTGgcaagatatatatacatatgtttataggCATGTgctaatgtatgtgtatgtgtgtatgaagtAAGTGCAGCATTTACAAGTTCCAAGTGGTTAcgctttaaaacattttaattactttccAATGATATGCAATTTTACACATAAATCACTCAACACAAATCGCCATAACACAGAAGTCGAAGAAATAATAAGCGAACAGTGTATTCGTATCAAACATATGTAGTAGTTGTTGTAAACGCGCATACATCCATATGTAagcatgtattatatattatatttctagctcattttatgcattttattgctgttgcagttaaacaaaaattgtattgagCAAATAGGCGCAGCATACGAGCTGTGTATGCCATCATAGATCGTAGTAATAGTTATTTTTACACATACTTAGATGGcatattagaaaatttccataaaaaagAATTAGATTTATGATgacatttttcatattaactATAAATGACGATTTAttgaaataactttaatttggGTTACAGCTGTTGTAAACATTACTTGACTACAAACATATTATACTATTATTTTGCGTTTACTGAGCGCGTGTAAATTCCACCAGAAAGTAGAGATTTCggctaaacaacaacaaaactaatgtCTACTTTTATACCAAATATCGTGaaagaaaacattttctttgtacaagataaaaattaaaaaataaacgcaagaaattggttatttgaattttccacataaattttgaggttatgtcaaAAAAGGTGTTAAGGCTAAAGTTGTAGATCTTTTCATAACCTACAACTTTGACTtacaacttttttctatagaactcgtagttttgctggtaatcgagataaaccgttattaaatattcaaatgcaCCTTCCCAGAGTCCCGAACTCAGTTcgctcataaaatatttttccgttcatttctgttattttattttttgtttccaacaaATTTCAAGATGCTATACATTTCTTTTACTATTTATCATTTGCGAAGGCACTGGTCTAAGATAGGTTAGAACTTTTTCTCTAACTTAGAATACATagttttaaaaactataaaattgttaaaaaataaaaattaatttgttgttcTGTTATACCTTTTATTGAAAGTATATATTtgctatgtgtatgtgcatatttataataaatatattttcggcAACCAATATTGcccattataaaaaataaaatatattagggTGCTACAATAAAATGAACAAAGGTTAGAGCCATTTAAAAAGCAAGCTTTctccaaattttaaaatttagtaatttttatggTAAATGACTGTAACTACTCTTCTTGTAAAGACTATCACACTTTTTCTGAGAATTTACTCAACttaatgaatataaaatgttttttgtaaaaagctgcattaattttgtgtaaattgcatttaatgaaaaaataataatatctaaaaa
It contains:
- the opa gene encoding pair-rule protein odd-paired, with amino-acid sequence MMMNAFIDPTPSQHHLASYGLRMSPTTPTNQTDLLGGSAQQQHAQQQQQQQQQQVQQQQQQQAQQQQSQQQQQQAQQLDTSGLMSSAMSLGTSVSDMSSPVSASAASAAAYQNSGYSHFNTQLGSAYSSPRDFLLGRRTDNDYMSGAATTQLVGQSAGTTAATADSMLFPSFPATHAQHPDLTTSFGNHPFHAAAHHHAAAAHHHQHQMRMGMADYAHPYAHHAQHHTNFPSVHHHQHPAMSMHPAGAGAFLRYMRHQPSAASAIKQEMQCLWVDPDQPGGPNGRKTCNKIFHTMHDIVTHLTVEHVGGPECTTHACYWIGCSRNGRPFKAKYKLVNHIRVHTGEKPFACPHPGCGKVFARSENLKIHKRTHTGEKPFKCEHEGCDRRFANSSDRKKHSHVHTSDKPYNCRINGCDKSYTHPSSLRKHMKVHGNIDEKSPSHGYDSDGDESSSSSIVTGGAQTPPSARLNVDNNNGIGNKSSPHSIKSEPSNHSIGGMHGVIHLGASSGGSSSTSSSHLHHSHAHHNTGGAGNGSGGGANNNNNNNNHSTKSPALQLMASTAAAAYLAPPLGPPPSLTAAATHHHHHHQQAASPGSSNAAAASMLVTGHHNHHLLYHPAAQHHPPSDWYHTATPPATADAMNPLNHFGHHHHHHHLMHPGAATAY